Proteins found in one Brachypodium distachyon strain Bd21 chromosome 5, Brachypodium_distachyon_v3.0, whole genome shotgun sequence genomic segment:
- the LOC100829253 gene encoding trihelix transcription factor GT-1, with the protein MLLSGPQPTPPLLLPESSGEDGGGGAHDLDSSSRGGGAASAPKKRAETWVQDETLSLIALRREMDNHFNTSKSNKHLWEAISAKMRDQGFDRSPTMCTDKWRNLLKEFKKARSHARSSGAAGGNGAAKMAYYKEIDDLLKRRGKAAGPAAGAGGGGGAPKSPTPTSKIESFLQFADKGFEDANIPFGPVEANGRSLLGVDDRLEPDRHPLALTTADAVVASGVNPWNWRDTSTNGGDNQATFGGRVILVKWGDYTKRIGIDGTAEAIKEAIKAAFGLRTKRAFWLEDEDEVVRSLDRDMPIGTYALHLDDGIPIKLCTDADRMTVRTEDKTFYTEDDFRDFLSRQGWTLLREYSGYRVVDTLDDLRPGVIYQGMRSLID; encoded by the exons ggcggcgcccacgaCCTCGACTCCTCCtcgcgcggcggtggcgccgcctcggccccgAAGAAGCGCGCCGAGACGTGGGTCCAGGACGAGACGCTCAGCCTCATCGCGCTGCGCCGGGAGATGGACAACCACTTCAACACCTCCAAGTCCAACAAGCACCTCTGGGAGGCCATCTCCGCCAAGATGCGCGACCAGGGCTTCGACCGCTCCCCGACCATGTGCACGGACAAGTGGCGCAACCTCCTCAAGGAGTTCAAGAAGGCGCGCAGCCACGcccgcagcagcggcgccgccggtgggAACGGCGCCGCCAAGATGGCCTACTACAAGGAGATCGATGACCTGCTCAAGCGCCGCGGGAAGGCGGCCGGACCGGCCGCgggggctggcggcggaggaggcgcccCGAAGAGCCCCACGCCCACCTCCAAGATCGAGTCCTTCCTCCAATTCGCGGATAAGG GTTTCGAAGATGCTAACATTCCATTTGGCCCTGTTGAAG CGAACGGTAGATCATTGCTGGGCGTTGATGATCGTCTGGAGCCTGACAGGCATCCCCTTGCCTTAACCACAGCTGATGCAGTTGTGGCCAGTGGTGTGAACCCATGGAATTGGAGAGACACTTCAACTAATG GTGGAGATAATCAAGCCACTTTTGGTGGGAGAGTTATTTTAGTCAAGTGGGGTGACTACACTAAAAGAATAGGCATTGATGGCACTGCTGAGGCGATTAAAGAGGCCATCAAAGCGGCATTTGGCTTAAGAACAAAACGAGCTTTTTGGcttgaagatgaagatgaggtTGTTCGTTCCTTGGACAGAGATATGCCCATCGGAACATATGCCCTGCATCTTGATGATG GGATACCAATCAAGCTCTGCACAGATGCTGACCGCATGACAGTCCGGACAGAAGATAAGACGTTCTACACTGAAGACGACTTCAGAGATTTCCTGTCGCGGCAAGGTTGGACACTCCTCAGGGAGTATAGTGGCTACAGAGTCGTTGATACTCTGGATGATCTTCGCCCTGGTGTGATTTATCAGGGGATGCGTTCGCTTATCGATTGA
- the LOC100842721 gene encoding ATP-dependent DNA helicase Q-like 5 isoform X3, translating into MNLWSHAAAADSDSDGSLLSDVSASPPRRCSPPRPPPPPPPPPKRRPRPDPTSKPKRKPKPTPLPSSTSAPASAPPLPAAALSDPHGLTARIAPASALTANASTVSFSSFRRLVESRNLSIDPVATCTAPAPDPPPASDPVPAEIPSAAPCPSTAAAAAPPQARPKRVHPNSVSEVPMAAAEQPKRPRGGGEGNFVRLNINGYGRKRTFKSQARRSTKYRSWRRQQPGGAKARGGVDEEGDFVAEALLEREKNGAGGGNGVLEAVEVAREDPSEQNLESLLRLVFGHDSFREGQLEAIQNVVLGESTVLVLPTGAGKSLCYQLPAMILPGLTLVVSPLLSLMVDQLRKLPAFLPGGLLASSQTGDEFHETLQRLCAGEIKVLFVSPERFLNEEFLLIFRDTLPISLVVIDEAHCISEWSHNFRPSYLRLRASLLRRKLNIQCILAMTATATTQTLQEIVNALEIPSGNLIQTSQVRENLQLSISMSENRLKDLMLLLKSPPFVDMRSIIVYCKFQSETDYVCKHLCDNNITSKSYHSGLPMKNRSRVQELFCSNKIRVVVATVAFGMGLDKSDVEGVIHYRLPESLEEYIQETGRAGRDGRLSHCHLLFDSTTFYKIRSLSHSDGVDEYAMSKFLYQIFSSGNTTGCICSLAKESTSRKFDIKEEVLLTVLTQLEIGDDQYLHLLPQFSVTCTLYFHKTSPQLLADKDMLLRSILNKSEMKDGSHVFEIPIVANDMRITMNEVFDRLQKLKFSGELSYELKDPAYCYMVLKRPDDLNALSENLTRWLSEVENSKIRKLDAMFALANYAVKGCKRTSGCSGSQHTPCIQKRIIDYFGKNNATSDDDYCTPLCKSSTFLQSDIKVFLQSNSFAKFTPRAVARIMHGISSPAFPAATWSKNHFWGRYMEVDFPLVMEAAKSELVKFVGKGE; encoded by the exons ATGAACCTTTGGtctcacgccgccgccgccgactccgaCTCCGACGGCTCTCTCCTCTCCGACGTATCCGCCTCCCCGCCTCGCCGTTGCTCCCCacctcgcccgccgccgccgccgccgccaccgcccaaaCGCCGTCCTAGGCCAGATCCCACCTCAAAACCCAAACGCAAGCCCAAGCCCACCCCCCTGCCCTCATcgacctccgcccccgcctctGCGCCTCcactccccgccgccgccctctccgACCCTCACGGCCTCACCGCACGCATCGCCCCCGCCTCCGCGCTCACCGCCAACGCCAGCACAgtctccttctcctctttcCGCCGTCTCGTTGAGTCGCGCAACCTCTCCATCGACCCCGTCGCCACATGcaccgcccccgcccccgatCCCCCGCCCGCCTCCGATCCCGTCCCCGCGGAGATACCAAGCGCCGCGCCGTGCCCGTCCacggcagcagccgccgcgcccccgcaGGCCAGGCCCAAGAGGGTGCATCCCAACTCGGTGTCGGAGGTCCCCATGGCCGCGGCCGAGCAGCCGAAGCGGccgagaggaggcggcgagggcaACTTCGTTCGGCTCAACATCAACGGGTACGGCCGGAAGAGGACATTTAAGTCGCAGGCCAGGCGCTCGACGAAATACCGCtcctggcggcggcagcagcccgGCGGTGCAAAGGCTCGAGGAGGCGTCGACGAGGAAGGGGATTTCGTGGCGGAGGCGCTGCTCGAGCGAGAGAAGAATGGTGCGGGAGGTGGCAATGGCGTTCTTGAGGCTGTCGAGGTAGCGAGAGAGGATCCATCCGAGCAGAATCTCGAGAGCTTACTCAGGCTGGTATTTGGTCATGATTCGTTTCGCGAGGGTCAGCTTGAAGCGATCCAGAATGTAGTTTTAGGGGAGTCCACGGTGCTTGTGCTGCCCACTGGCGCGGGCAAGTCACTGTGCTATCAG TTGCCTGCTATGATTCTGCCTGGATTGACACTGGTTGTGAGCCCATTGCTTTCCTTGATGGTGGATCAATTGAGGAAGCTCCCTGCATTTCTCCCAGGCGGCCTTCTTGCTAGCAGTCAG ACTGGTGATGAGTTTCATGAAACACTACAACGTCTGTGTGCAGGGGAAATAAAG GTTCTTTTTGTTTCCCCTGAGAGATTCTTGAATGAAGAATTTTTGCTGATATTCAGGGACACACTGCCGATATCCCTTGTAGTGATCGATGAAGCTCATTGCATTTCTGAATG GTCTCACAATTTTAGACCTTCATATCTAAGGCTTCGAGCATCACTACTTCGGAGAAAGCTTAATATTCAGTGTATTCTTGCAATGACTGCAACTGCAACAACCCAAACCTTGCAGGAGATAGTGAATGCCTTAGAAATACCGTCTGGTAATCTAATCCAAACATCTCAAGTAAGGGAAAATCTACAGCTGTCTATCAGCATGAGTGAGAACAG GTTGAAGGATTTAATGTTGCTATTAAAGTCTCCCCCTTTTGTCGACATGAGAAGTATTATTGTCTATTGCAAATTTCAG TCAGAAACTGACTATGTTTGTAAGCACTTGTGTGATAACAACATTACTTCCAAG AGCTACCATAGTGGACTTCCCATGAAGAACAGGAGCCGTGTACAGGAGCTTTTTTGCTCAAACAAAATAAGAGTG GTTGTTGCAACTGTGGCGTTTGGCATGGGTCTTGATAAGAGTGATGTTGAAGGG GTGATCCACTATAGGTTACCAGAAAGCTTAGAAGAGTACATACAG GAAACTGGCCGTGCTGGAAGGGATGGACGATTATCGCACTGTCATCTTCTTTTTGATTCAACAACATTCTATAAGATTCGTAGTCTTTCACACAG TGATGGTGTTGATGAATATGCAATGAGCAAATTTCTTTACCAGATATTCTCTTCTGGCAACACGACTGGGTGCATTTGCTCCTTGGCTAAAGAGTCTACTTCACGCAAGTTTGATATAAAAGAAGAG GTGCTTTTGACAGTCCTCACGCAGCTGGAAATTGGTGATGATCAATATCTCCATTTACTACCTCAGTTCAGTGTTACATGCACACTGTATTTTCACAAG ACGTCGCCGCAATTGCTTGCTGACAAGGATATGCTGCTTAGATCGATTCTAAATAA GTCGGAGATGAAAGATGGCAGTCATGTCTTTGAAATACCAATAGTAGCTAATGATATGAGGATCACAATGAATGAAGTGTTTGATCGTTTGCAAAAGCTAAAG TTTTCAGGAGAACTATCATATGAATTGAAAGATCCAGCCTACTGTTATATGGTCTTAAAAAGGCCAGATGACTTGAATGCTCTTTCAGAAAATCTCACGAGATGGCTTTCGGAAGTAGAAAACTCAAAG ATCAGGAAATTGGATGCTATGTTTGCTCTTGCGAACTATGCTGTCAAAGGGTGCAAAAGAACTAGTGGCTGTTCTGGTTCCCAGCACACCCCATGCATTCAGAAGAGGATTATAGACTACTTTGGAAAAAATAACGCCACATCCGATGATGATTACTGTACTCCACTCTGCAAGAGCAG CACATTCTTGCAATCCGATATAAAG GTATTCCTCCAGAGCAATTCGTTTGCCAAATTCACCCCGAGGGCCGTTGCGAGGATTATGCATGGCATCTCCAGCCCAGCTTTTCCAGCTGCTACTTGGTCCAAAAACCACTTCTG GGGACGTTATATGGAGGTTGATTTTCCATTGGTCATGGAGGCTGCCAAATCAGAGCTTGTCAAATTCGTTGGCAAAGGAGAATAG
- the LOC100829864 gene encoding uncharacterized protein LOC100829864, whose translation MAAGVVNYPLVAGLLAFAVAQSTKFFTTWYKEKRWDARQFIASGGMPSSHSATVTALAVSVGIQEGFRSATFATAMIFACVVMHDAFGVRLHAGKQAEVLNQIVYELPLEHPLSETKPLREILGHTVPQVVAGCILGIVTAVIMLLALGSYS comes from the exons ATGGCTGCCGGCGTGGTGAACTACCCGCTCGTCGCGGGGCTCCTCGCGTTCGCGGTCGCGCAGTCCACCAAGTTCTTCACCACCTG GTACAAAGAGAAGCGTTGGGATGCCAGACAATTTATAGCTTCTGGGGGAATGCCATCATCACATTCAGCCACAGTGACAGCACTTGCAGTGTCTGTTGGAATCCAAGAAGGCTTTCGTAGTGCCACATTTGCAACTGCAATGATATTTGCATGCGTG GTGATGcatgatgcttttggagttcgGTTACATGCTGGAAAGCAGGCAGAG GTGCTGAATCAAATTGTCTACGAGCTTCCTCTAGAGCATCCACTGTCAGAGACAAAGCCATTACGTGAAATTCTTGGACACACAGTTCCTCAG GTGGTGGCTGGTTGCATCCTTGGAATCGTCACGGCTGTAATTATGCTCTTAGCCCTGGGAAGCTACTCATAG
- the LOC100842721 gene encoding ATP-dependent DNA helicase Q-like 5 isoform X2, with amino-acid sequence MNLWSHAAAADSDSDGSLLSDVSASPPRRCSPPRPPPPPPPPPKRRPRPDPTSKPKRKPKPTPLPSSTSAPASAPPLPAAALSDPHGLTARIAPASALTANASTVSFSSFRRLVESRNLSIDPVATCTAPAPDPPPASDPVPAEIPSAAPCPSTAAAAAPPQARPKRVHPNSVSEVPMAAAEQPKRPRGGGEGNFVRLNINGYGRKRTFKSQARRSTKYRSWRRQQPGGAKARGGVDEEGDFVAEALLEREKNGAGGGNGVLEAVEVAREDPSEQNLESLLRLVFGHDSFREGQLEAIQNVVLGESTVLVLPTGAGKSLCYQLPAMILPGLTLVVSPLLSLMVDQLRKLPAFLPGGLLASSQTGDEFHETLQRLCAGEIKVLFVSPERFLNEEFLLIFRDTLPISLVVIDEAHCISEWSHNFRPSYLRLRASLLRRKLNIQCILAMTATATTQTLQEIVNALEIPSGNLIQTSQVRENLQLSISMSENRLKDLMLLLKSPPFVDMRSIIVYCKFQSETDYVCKHLCDNNITSKSYHSGLPMKNRSRVQELFCSNKIRVVVATVAFGMGLDKSDVEGVIHYRLPESLEEYIQETGRAGRDGRLSHCHLLFDSTTFYKIRSLSHSDGVDEYAMSKFLYQIFSSGNTTGCICSLAKESTSRKFDIKEEVLLTVLTQLEIGDDQYLHLLPQFSVTCTLYFHKTSPQLLADKDMLLRSILNNRSEMKDGSHVFEIPIVANDMRITMNEVFDRLQKLKFSGELSYELKDPAYCYMVLKRPDDLNALSENLTRWLSEVENSKIRKLDAMFALANYAVKGCKRTSGCSGSQHTPCIQKRIIDYFGKNNATSDDDYCTPLCKSSTFLQSDIKVFLQSNSFAKFTPRAVARIMHGISSPAFPAATWSKNHFWGRYMEVDFPLVMEAAKSELVKFVGKGE; translated from the exons ATGAACCTTTGGtctcacgccgccgccgccgactccgaCTCCGACGGCTCTCTCCTCTCCGACGTATCCGCCTCCCCGCCTCGCCGTTGCTCCCCacctcgcccgccgccgccgccgccgccaccgcccaaaCGCCGTCCTAGGCCAGATCCCACCTCAAAACCCAAACGCAAGCCCAAGCCCACCCCCCTGCCCTCATcgacctccgcccccgcctctGCGCCTCcactccccgccgccgccctctccgACCCTCACGGCCTCACCGCACGCATCGCCCCCGCCTCCGCGCTCACCGCCAACGCCAGCACAgtctccttctcctctttcCGCCGTCTCGTTGAGTCGCGCAACCTCTCCATCGACCCCGTCGCCACATGcaccgcccccgcccccgatCCCCCGCCCGCCTCCGATCCCGTCCCCGCGGAGATACCAAGCGCCGCGCCGTGCCCGTCCacggcagcagccgccgcgcccccgcaGGCCAGGCCCAAGAGGGTGCATCCCAACTCGGTGTCGGAGGTCCCCATGGCCGCGGCCGAGCAGCCGAAGCGGccgagaggaggcggcgagggcaACTTCGTTCGGCTCAACATCAACGGGTACGGCCGGAAGAGGACATTTAAGTCGCAGGCCAGGCGCTCGACGAAATACCGCtcctggcggcggcagcagcccgGCGGTGCAAAGGCTCGAGGAGGCGTCGACGAGGAAGGGGATTTCGTGGCGGAGGCGCTGCTCGAGCGAGAGAAGAATGGTGCGGGAGGTGGCAATGGCGTTCTTGAGGCTGTCGAGGTAGCGAGAGAGGATCCATCCGAGCAGAATCTCGAGAGCTTACTCAGGCTGGTATTTGGTCATGATTCGTTTCGCGAGGGTCAGCTTGAAGCGATCCAGAATGTAGTTTTAGGGGAGTCCACGGTGCTTGTGCTGCCCACTGGCGCGGGCAAGTCACTGTGCTATCAG TTGCCTGCTATGATTCTGCCTGGATTGACACTGGTTGTGAGCCCATTGCTTTCCTTGATGGTGGATCAATTGAGGAAGCTCCCTGCATTTCTCCCAGGCGGCCTTCTTGCTAGCAGTCAG ACTGGTGATGAGTTTCATGAAACACTACAACGTCTGTGTGCAGGGGAAATAAAG GTTCTTTTTGTTTCCCCTGAGAGATTCTTGAATGAAGAATTTTTGCTGATATTCAGGGACACACTGCCGATATCCCTTGTAGTGATCGATGAAGCTCATTGCATTTCTGAATG GTCTCACAATTTTAGACCTTCATATCTAAGGCTTCGAGCATCACTACTTCGGAGAAAGCTTAATATTCAGTGTATTCTTGCAATGACTGCAACTGCAACAACCCAAACCTTGCAGGAGATAGTGAATGCCTTAGAAATACCGTCTGGTAATCTAATCCAAACATCTCAAGTAAGGGAAAATCTACAGCTGTCTATCAGCATGAGTGAGAACAG GTTGAAGGATTTAATGTTGCTATTAAAGTCTCCCCCTTTTGTCGACATGAGAAGTATTATTGTCTATTGCAAATTTCAG TCAGAAACTGACTATGTTTGTAAGCACTTGTGTGATAACAACATTACTTCCAAG AGCTACCATAGTGGACTTCCCATGAAGAACAGGAGCCGTGTACAGGAGCTTTTTTGCTCAAACAAAATAAGAGTG GTTGTTGCAACTGTGGCGTTTGGCATGGGTCTTGATAAGAGTGATGTTGAAGGG GTGATCCACTATAGGTTACCAGAAAGCTTAGAAGAGTACATACAG GAAACTGGCCGTGCTGGAAGGGATGGACGATTATCGCACTGTCATCTTCTTTTTGATTCAACAACATTCTATAAGATTCGTAGTCTTTCACACAG TGATGGTGTTGATGAATATGCAATGAGCAAATTTCTTTACCAGATATTCTCTTCTGGCAACACGACTGGGTGCATTTGCTCCTTGGCTAAAGAGTCTACTTCACGCAAGTTTGATATAAAAGAAGAG GTGCTTTTGACAGTCCTCACGCAGCTGGAAATTGGTGATGATCAATATCTCCATTTACTACCTCAGTTCAGTGTTACATGCACACTGTATTTTCACAAG ACGTCGCCGCAATTGCTTGCTGACAAGGATATGCTGCTTAGATCGATTCTAAATAA CAGGTCGGAGATGAAAGATGGCAGTCATGTCTTTGAAATACCAATAGTAGCTAATGATATGAGGATCACAATGAATGAAGTGTTTGATCGTTTGCAAAAGCTAAAG TTTTCAGGAGAACTATCATATGAATTGAAAGATCCAGCCTACTGTTATATGGTCTTAAAAAGGCCAGATGACTTGAATGCTCTTTCAGAAAATCTCACGAGATGGCTTTCGGAAGTAGAAAACTCAAAG ATCAGGAAATTGGATGCTATGTTTGCTCTTGCGAACTATGCTGTCAAAGGGTGCAAAAGAACTAGTGGCTGTTCTGGTTCCCAGCACACCCCATGCATTCAGAAGAGGATTATAGACTACTTTGGAAAAAATAACGCCACATCCGATGATGATTACTGTACTCCACTCTGCAAGAGCAG CACATTCTTGCAATCCGATATAAAG GTATTCCTCCAGAGCAATTCGTTTGCCAAATTCACCCCGAGGGCCGTTGCGAGGATTATGCATGGCATCTCCAGCCCAGCTTTTCCAGCTGCTACTTGGTCCAAAAACCACTTCTG GGGACGTTATATGGAGGTTGATTTTCCATTGGTCATGGAGGCTGCCAAATCAGAGCTTGTCAAATTCGTTGGCAAAGGAGAATAG
- the LOC100842721 gene encoding ATP-dependent DNA helicase Q-like 5 isoform X1: protein MNLWSHAAAADSDSDGSLLSDVSASPPRRCSPPRPPPPPPPPPKRRPRPDPTSKPKRKPKPTPLPSSTSAPASAPPLPAAALSDPHGLTARIAPASALTANASTVSFSSFRRLVESRNLSIDPVATCTAPAPDPPPASDPVPAEIPSAAPCPSTAAAAAPPQARPKRVHPNSVSEVPMAAAEQPKRPRGGGEGNFVRLNINGYGRKRTFKSQARRSTKYRSWRRQQPGGAKARGGVDEEGDFVAEALLEREKNGAGGGNGVLEAVEVAREDPSEQNLESLLRLVFGHDSFREGQLEAIQNVVLGESTVLVLPTGAGKSLCYQLPAMILPGLTLVVSPLLSLMVDQLRKLPAFLPGGLLASSQTGDEFHETLQRLCAGEIKVLFVSPERFLNEEFLLIFRDTLPISLVVIDEAHCISEWSHNFRPSYLRLRASLLRRKLNIQCILAMTATATTQTLQEIVNALEIPSGNLIQTSQVRENLQLSISMSENRLKDLMLLLKSPPFVDMRSIIVYCKFQSETDYVCKHLCDNNITSKSYHSGLPMKNRSRVQELFCSNKIRVVYACLLSSLVIPISSVALGRSRYLTLFLHSLMKVVATVAFGMGLDKSDVEGVIHYRLPESLEEYIQETGRAGRDGRLSHCHLLFDSTTFYKIRSLSHSDGVDEYAMSKFLYQIFSSGNTTGCICSLAKESTSRKFDIKEEVLLTVLTQLEIGDDQYLHLLPQFSVTCTLYFHKTSPQLLADKDMLLRSILNKSEMKDGSHVFEIPIVANDMRITMNEVFDRLQKLKFSGELSYELKDPAYCYMVLKRPDDLNALSENLTRWLSEVENSKIRKLDAMFALANYAVKGCKRTSGCSGSQHTPCIQKRIIDYFGKNNATSDDDYCTPLCKSSTFLQSDIKVFLQSNSFAKFTPRAVARIMHGISSPAFPAATWSKNHFWGRYMEVDFPLVMEAAKSELVKFVGKGE from the exons ATGAACCTTTGGtctcacgccgccgccgccgactccgaCTCCGACGGCTCTCTCCTCTCCGACGTATCCGCCTCCCCGCCTCGCCGTTGCTCCCCacctcgcccgccgccgccgccgccgccaccgcccaaaCGCCGTCCTAGGCCAGATCCCACCTCAAAACCCAAACGCAAGCCCAAGCCCACCCCCCTGCCCTCATcgacctccgcccccgcctctGCGCCTCcactccccgccgccgccctctccgACCCTCACGGCCTCACCGCACGCATCGCCCCCGCCTCCGCGCTCACCGCCAACGCCAGCACAgtctccttctcctctttcCGCCGTCTCGTTGAGTCGCGCAACCTCTCCATCGACCCCGTCGCCACATGcaccgcccccgcccccgatCCCCCGCCCGCCTCCGATCCCGTCCCCGCGGAGATACCAAGCGCCGCGCCGTGCCCGTCCacggcagcagccgccgcgcccccgcaGGCCAGGCCCAAGAGGGTGCATCCCAACTCGGTGTCGGAGGTCCCCATGGCCGCGGCCGAGCAGCCGAAGCGGccgagaggaggcggcgagggcaACTTCGTTCGGCTCAACATCAACGGGTACGGCCGGAAGAGGACATTTAAGTCGCAGGCCAGGCGCTCGACGAAATACCGCtcctggcggcggcagcagcccgGCGGTGCAAAGGCTCGAGGAGGCGTCGACGAGGAAGGGGATTTCGTGGCGGAGGCGCTGCTCGAGCGAGAGAAGAATGGTGCGGGAGGTGGCAATGGCGTTCTTGAGGCTGTCGAGGTAGCGAGAGAGGATCCATCCGAGCAGAATCTCGAGAGCTTACTCAGGCTGGTATTTGGTCATGATTCGTTTCGCGAGGGTCAGCTTGAAGCGATCCAGAATGTAGTTTTAGGGGAGTCCACGGTGCTTGTGCTGCCCACTGGCGCGGGCAAGTCACTGTGCTATCAG TTGCCTGCTATGATTCTGCCTGGATTGACACTGGTTGTGAGCCCATTGCTTTCCTTGATGGTGGATCAATTGAGGAAGCTCCCTGCATTTCTCCCAGGCGGCCTTCTTGCTAGCAGTCAG ACTGGTGATGAGTTTCATGAAACACTACAACGTCTGTGTGCAGGGGAAATAAAG GTTCTTTTTGTTTCCCCTGAGAGATTCTTGAATGAAGAATTTTTGCTGATATTCAGGGACACACTGCCGATATCCCTTGTAGTGATCGATGAAGCTCATTGCATTTCTGAATG GTCTCACAATTTTAGACCTTCATATCTAAGGCTTCGAGCATCACTACTTCGGAGAAAGCTTAATATTCAGTGTATTCTTGCAATGACTGCAACTGCAACAACCCAAACCTTGCAGGAGATAGTGAATGCCTTAGAAATACCGTCTGGTAATCTAATCCAAACATCTCAAGTAAGGGAAAATCTACAGCTGTCTATCAGCATGAGTGAGAACAG GTTGAAGGATTTAATGTTGCTATTAAAGTCTCCCCCTTTTGTCGACATGAGAAGTATTATTGTCTATTGCAAATTTCAG TCAGAAACTGACTATGTTTGTAAGCACTTGTGTGATAACAACATTACTTCCAAG AGCTACCATAGTGGACTTCCCATGAAGAACAGGAGCCGTGTACAGGAGCTTTTTTGCTCAAACAAAATAAGAGTGGTATATGCTTGCTTACTTAGTTCTTTGGTAATTCCTATTTCATCAGTTGCACTAGGTAGGTCCAGATATCTAACTTTGTTTCTTCATTCCTTGATGAAGGTTGTTGCAACTGTGGCGTTTGGCATGGGTCTTGATAAGAGTGATGTTGAAGGG GTGATCCACTATAGGTTACCAGAAAGCTTAGAAGAGTACATACAG GAAACTGGCCGTGCTGGAAGGGATGGACGATTATCGCACTGTCATCTTCTTTTTGATTCAACAACATTCTATAAGATTCGTAGTCTTTCACACAG TGATGGTGTTGATGAATATGCAATGAGCAAATTTCTTTACCAGATATTCTCTTCTGGCAACACGACTGGGTGCATTTGCTCCTTGGCTAAAGAGTCTACTTCACGCAAGTTTGATATAAAAGAAGAG GTGCTTTTGACAGTCCTCACGCAGCTGGAAATTGGTGATGATCAATATCTCCATTTACTACCTCAGTTCAGTGTTACATGCACACTGTATTTTCACAAG ACGTCGCCGCAATTGCTTGCTGACAAGGATATGCTGCTTAGATCGATTCTAAATAA GTCGGAGATGAAAGATGGCAGTCATGTCTTTGAAATACCAATAGTAGCTAATGATATGAGGATCACAATGAATGAAGTGTTTGATCGTTTGCAAAAGCTAAAG TTTTCAGGAGAACTATCATATGAATTGAAAGATCCAGCCTACTGTTATATGGTCTTAAAAAGGCCAGATGACTTGAATGCTCTTTCAGAAAATCTCACGAGATGGCTTTCGGAAGTAGAAAACTCAAAG ATCAGGAAATTGGATGCTATGTTTGCTCTTGCGAACTATGCTGTCAAAGGGTGCAAAAGAACTAGTGGCTGTTCTGGTTCCCAGCACACCCCATGCATTCAGAAGAGGATTATAGACTACTTTGGAAAAAATAACGCCACATCCGATGATGATTACTGTACTCCACTCTGCAAGAGCAG CACATTCTTGCAATCCGATATAAAG GTATTCCTCCAGAGCAATTCGTTTGCCAAATTCACCCCGAGGGCCGTTGCGAGGATTATGCATGGCATCTCCAGCCCAGCTTTTCCAGCTGCTACTTGGTCCAAAAACCACTTCTG GGGACGTTATATGGAGGTTGATTTTCCATTGGTCATGGAGGCTGCCAAATCAGAGCTTGTCAAATTCGTTGGCAAAGGAGAATAG
- the LOC100829553 gene encoding mitotic spindle checkpoint protein MAD2 — protein MASRTASKDIITLKGSAAIVSEFFGYAANSILYNRGVYPEESFAKVKKYGLTMLLTQDEAVKTFITNLTSQLSEWLEAGKLQRIVLVIMSKATGEVLERWNFNIVTDGEVVEKGVVKEKSDKEIMREIQAIMRQVSSCISFLPCLDEPCIFDVLAYTDTDTSVPFTWVESDAKLIDNPQMVKLHSFDTKIHKVDTLVSYKNDDWDEQ, from the exons ATGGCGTCGAGGACGGCCTCCAAGGACATCATCACGCTCAAGGgctccgccgccatcgtcagCGAGTTCTTCG GTTACGCGGCGAACAG CATCCTGTACAACCGCGGGGTGTACCCGGAGGAGAGCttcgccaaggtgaagaagtaCGGCCTCACCATGCTGCTCACCCAGGACGAAGCCGTCAAGACCTTCATCACCAACCTCACTTCCCAGCTCTCCG AGTGGCTTGAGGCGGGGAAGCTGCAGAGGATCGTGCTGGTCATCATGAGCAAGGCCACCGGCGAGGTGCTCGAGCGCTGGAACTTCAACATCGTGACCGACGGCGAGGTCGTCGAGAAGGG GGTGGTCAAGGAGAAGAGCGACAAGGAGATCATGAGGGAGATCCAGGCGATCATGCGGCAGGTCAGCTCCtgcatctccttcctcccctgcCTCGACGAGCCATGCATATTCGACGTGCTGGCATACACCGACACCGACACCTCCGTGCCCTTCACCTGGGTGGAGAGCGACGCCAAGCTCATAGACAACCCGCAGATGGTGAAGCTGCACTCGTTCGACACCAAGATCCACAAGGTGGACACGCTGGTCTCGTACAAGAACGATGACTGGGATGAGCAGTAG